Proteins encoded by one window of Cydia fagiglandana chromosome Z, ilCydFagi1.1, whole genome shotgun sequence:
- the LOC134678462 gene encoding GTPase-activating protein produces MKEINSNGFNMADDMRKVRVEERLKIKIGEAKNLPARSHGAACHRDIYCVLSLDQEEIFRTSTMERTLNPFFGEEFQFEVPRRFRYLSIYVFDRDKHLKQDRVLGKVAIKREDLHRYNNKDHWFALRPVDADSEVQGKAYIELSLEDSRKRLRMEPKPPDPDPGADNCPSKANKGKNLGRLSEYCKENMRFGSCSSSTSKKLLSAVATEPAMSLSRSESLKDRAQWAVRAKPPMHAMSESDTSPSPTAADYWSDPERHCAARQGPDTIRLRVLECSELTTKNGQCDPFALVTILYSNGRRVERRTKPKKKTVNPQFDEIFCFDLVLEADPKDKDGSQSAGVASEARVSVWHDAATPVFLGEVRLQLRQPAPAPRAWFFLSARAGGAASRGATPPGTRLSAAGGAALGSLRLLLQYTVDHVFPIQHYRRLEELFLMSVTQKPITTSAVYILGEIVASKTDAAQPLVRLFTHHDLIVPVVRELADAEISVLTDATTIFRGNTLVSKMMDEAMRLSGAAYLRSVLRPTLAAVLADRRPCEIDPARVKPAAAVQPNLANLNHYVQKVFDSITSSYAMCPAVMCRLFDALRQSAARHFPHNAEVRYSVVSGFIFLRFFAPAILGPRLFDLTTEQIDPQTNRTLTLISKTIQSLGNLVSSRSAQQVCKEEYMAELYRSFCTPRHVQAIKQFLEIISTSSDTQSSSVQESPVLLKEGTMIKRSEGVRGGVGSPRRRWARAAQAHAKRRHFRLTSGELTWSRCGAKAAAHRLPLAGVLAVAPVDCPTAGAPLGANNIFQIVHRERVLFVQASNCVERAEWVRLLTALCRHSPASPPHKGYYADTEWTCCGRREAEAEGCGGCEATEAGERETLRGPAALALRLDPARDLQRLHALLVAHAAPIDARALALQEGPPSEERDAEAATLRELQEAMFDLEHRHRVYHRSLARETKYGSKQAPIGDDNYLHLAGAGSGMSGMGGGEGGAFLWRTWRSEPAAEAAAPPAPLHGSLDVASSTESLKLSRHIDERSSGKSNKSTGSGYLTMSCLKQEPSEDSDNSAGKPARPPKPARLSPSRATLASHAADWPPLSEYVDVELKPPERRPKSDANSPKRQDTDPSYRCKEYELMANFMSHAASPAGEEAPPAVPPRGHATRLHPKPERAPRRGSAGSLHDPDCEPAEPRPASKLDTLSNDDSLLDELQRDAYCVLKVCEDESGNDPTQINTEQPDRKDKEDYGIFSRISIQRKSNPIKPQSNPMKPLKTSSSTSNVHDTGSNSSRPFAERLTPFFLKKKSKPPEDIQSTNKSSRKEDNLIGRLTPRFGQSRLYGRGQSLELAPSETRTKRIERSATTVNLPTRPINSSIVANLKFLSLHRYGAQDDVQCRTFVRNDEAELPAPSGATREPAASAVPAAAGAPAAPTEGAGEALDFPDAAWRPAAHAHGSLLAAATSDIRL; encoded by the exons TCCCTTTTTCGGCGAAGAGTTCCAGTTCGAAGTACCACGTAGATTTCGATACCTTTCCATATACGTGTTCGATCGGGATAAGCATCTCAAGCAGGACCGAGTGCTCGGCAAAGTGGCAATCAAAAGGGAAGACTTGCACCGGTACAACAACAAGGACCACTGGTTCGCGCTGCGGCCCGTGGACGCAGACTCGGAGGTGCAGGGCAAGGCCTACATCGAGCTGTCGCTGGAGGACTCGAGAAAGCGGCTGCGCATGGAGCCCAAGCCGCCGGACCCCGACCCCGGCGCGGATAACTGCCCGTCCAAAGCGAACAAAGGAAAGAATCTCGGGAGGCTTTCGGAGTACTGTAAGGAGAACATGCGGTTCGGCTCGTGTTCGAGTTCGACTAGCAAAAAGCTCCTGAGCGCCGTAGCGACTGAACCCGCCATGTCGCTCTCTCGTTCGGAGAGCCTGAAAGACCGGGCGCAGTGGGCGGTGCGGGCCAAGCCGCCCATGCACGCCATGTCCGAGTCGGACACGTCGCCCTCGCCGACCGCCGCCGACTACTGGTCGGACCCCGAGCGGCACTGCGCCGCGCGCCAGGGACCCGACACCATCCGCCTGCGGGTTCTCGAATGCTCAGAGCTCACCACGAAAAACGGACAGTGCGATCCCTTCGCTCTCGTCACCATACTTTATTCGAACGGGCGAAGAGTCGAAAGACGCACTAAACCCAAAAAGAAAACTGTTAATCCTCAATTTGATGAAATATTCTGCTTCGATCTCGTTTTGGAGGCGGACCCGAAAGATAAGGATGGCTCTCAATCG GCGGGCGTGGCGAGCGAGGCGCGCGTGTCGGTGTGGCACGACGCGGCCACGCCGGTGTTCCTGGGCGAGGTGCGGCTGCAGCTGCGGcagccggcgccggcgccgaggGCCTG GTTCTTCCTGAGCGCGCGCGCGGGCGGAGCGGCGTCGCGCGGCGCCACGCCGCCGGGCACGCGGCTgtcggcggcgggcggcgccgcGCTCGGCTCGCTGCGCCTGCTGCTGCAGTACACCGTCGACCACGTCTTCCCCATACAACACTACCGCCGCCTTGAGGAGCTCTTCCTTATGAGTGTCACACAGAAG CCCATCACCACGTCGGCGGTGTACATCTTGGGGGAGATAGTGGCGAGCAAGACGGACGCGGCGCAGCCGCTGGTGCGGCTGTTCACGCACCACGACCTCATCGTGCCCGTCGTGCGGGAACTTGCCGACGCGGAGATATCCGTGCTCAC GGACGCGACGACGATATTCCGTGGTAACACGCTGGTGTCCAAAATGATGGACGAAGCCATGCGGCTGAGCGGCGCCGCGTACCTGCGCTCGGTGCTGCGGCCGACGCTGGCCGCCGTGCTGGCCGACCGGCGGCCCTGCGAGATCGACCCCGCGCGCGTCaagcccgccgccgccgtccAGCCCAACCTCGCCAACCTCAACCACTATGTACAGAAG GTGTTTGACTCGATAACGTCGTCGTACGCGATGTGCCCGGCGGTGATGTGCCGGCTGTTCGACGCGCTGCGGCAGAGCGCCGCGCGGCACTTCCCGCACAACGCGGAGGTGCGCTACTCGGTCGTCTCCGGGTTCATCTTCCTGCGCTTCTTCGCGCCCGCCATACTCGGCCCGAGGCTCTTCGACCTTACCACCGAACAAATT GACCCGCAAACGAACCGGACGCTGACGCTGATCTCAAAGACGATCCAGTCGCTGGGCAACCTGGTCAGCAGCCGCTCGGCGCAGCAGGTCTGCAAGGAGGAGTACATGGCCGAGCTCTACCGCAGCTTCTGCACTCCCCGACAC GTGCAAGCAATAAAACAATTCCTGGAGATAATCTCGACGAGCTCAGACACGCAGAGCAGCAGCGTGCAGGAGTCGCCCGTGCTGCTGAAGGAGGG GACGATGATCAAGCGGTCGGAGGGCGTGCGCGGCGGCGTGGGGTCGCCGCGGCGGCGCTGGGCGCGCGCGGCGCAGGCGCACGCCAAGCGGCGCCACTTCCGCCTCACCAG CGGCGAGCTGACGTGGTCGCGGTGCGGAGCGAAGGCTGCGGCGCACCGCCTGCCGCTGGCGGGCGTGCTGGCCGTGGCGCCCGTCGACTGCCCCACCGCCGGCGCGCCGCTCGGCGCCAACAACATTTtccaaatag TGCACCGCGAGCGCGTGCTGTTCGTGCAGGCGAGCAACTGCGTGGAGCGCGCCGAGTGGGTGCGGCTGCTCACGGCGCTGTGCCGGCACTCGCCCGCCTCGCCGCCGCACAAGGGCTATTACGCCGACACCGAGTGGACGTG CTGCGGCCGGCGCGAGGCGGAGGCGGAGGGGTGCGGCGGGTGCGAGGCCACGGAGGCGGGCGAGCGCGAGACGCTGCGCGGGCCGGCGGCGCTGGCGCTGCGGCTCGACCCCGCGCGCGACCTGCAGCGCCTGCACGCGCTGCTCGTGGCGCACGCCGCTCCCATCGACGCGCGCGCGCTTGCCTTACAGG AAGGACCACCGTCGGAAGAGCGCGACGCGGAGGCGGCGACGCTGCGCGAGCTGCAGGAGGCCATGTTCGACCTGGAGCACCGGCACCGCGTCTACCACCGCTCGCTCGCGCGCGAGACCAAATACGGCAGCAA GCAAGCTCCCATCGGTGACGACAATTACCTTCACCTTGCGGGCGCCGGGTCGGGTATGTCGGGCATGGGCGGCGGCGAAGGCGGCGCCTTCCTGTGGCGCACTTGGCGCAGCGAGCCGGCCGCCGAAGCCGCCGCGCCGCCAGCGCCGCTCCACGGCTCGCTCGACGTCGCCTCCAGCACCGAGTCGCTCAAGCTGTCGCGGCACATCGACGAGCGCTCTTCCGGCAAGTCCAACAAGTCCACGGGGAGCGGCTATTTAACTATGTCTTGCCTCAAGCAGGAGCCTTCCGAGGACAGCGACAACTCGGCCGGTAAACCTGCGCGACCGCCCAAGCCTGCGCGACTCTCGCCCTCGCGCGCCACGCTCGCGTCCCACGCCGCCGACTGGCCGCCGCTCAGCGAGTACGTCGACGTCGAGTTGAAGCCGCCCGAACGGAGGCCCAAGTCCGACGCCAACTCGCCGAAGCGGCAGGACACCGATCCCTCCTACCGCTGCAAAGAGTACGAGTTGATGGCGAATTTCATGAGCCATGCGGCCTCACCTGCGGGCGAGGAGGCGCCGCCTGCCGTACCTCCGCGGGGGCACGCGACGCGGCTGCACCCCAAGCCGgagcgcgcgccgcgccgcggcTCCGCCGGCAGCCTGCACGACCCCGACTGCGAGCCCGCGGAGCCGCGGCCCGCCAGTAAACTGGACACGCTGTCTAATGACGACAGCTTGCTTGACGAACTTCAAAGGGACGCCTATTGCGTGCTCAAGGTGTGCGAGGACGAGTCCGGTAACGATCCCACTCAAATTAATACAGAACAACCGGATCGGAAAGATAAAGAAGATTATGGAATCTTTTCTAGAATTAGTATCCAGCGAAAGTCTAACCCAATAAAACCCCAATCGAATCCCATGAAACCACTAAAAACGTCAAGTTCCACCTCCAACGTTCATGATACTGGATCCAATTCCTCTCGACCGTTCGCGGAGCGGCTGACGCCTTTTTTCCTGAAGAAAAAGTCGAAACCGCCGGAAGATATACAAAGTACGAACAAATCTTCGCGAAAGGAGGATAACCTGATCGGTCGCCTGACGCCGCGATTCGGACAGTCACGGCTGTACGGGCGCGGGCAATCACTAGAGCTTGCGCCCTCCGAAACGCGCACGAAACGCATCGAGCGCTCCGCCACTACTGTCAATCTTCCAACGAGACCGATAAACTCATCAATAGTGGCAAATCTTAAGTTTCTTAGTCTGCACCGGTACGGTGCTCAGGATGACGTGCAATGCCGCACGTTCGTCCGTAACGACGAAGCAGAGCTGCCGGCCCCGAGCGGAGCGACGCGCGAGCCGGCCGCGAGCGCggtgcctgcggcggcgggcgcgccggCGGCGCCGACGGAGGGCGCGGGTGAGGCGCTGGACTTCCCCGACGCGGCGTGGCGCCCCGCCGCGCACGCGCACGGCTCGCTGCTGGCCGCCGCCACCAGCGACATCCGGCTCTAG